Proteins encoded within one genomic window of Calonectris borealis chromosome 1, bCalBor7.hap1.2, whole genome shotgun sequence:
- the LOC142078257 gene encoding arylsulfatase A-like isoform X1, whose protein sequence is MGRRGRGLPWALVLLALRGVAGAAPSFVLLLADDLGFGDLGSYGHPSSATPNLDRMASRGLRFTDFYSSSPVCSPSRAALLTGRFQMRSGVYPGVFNPDSRGGLPLSEVTIAEVLKAAGYATAMVGKWHLGLGINGSFLPIHQGFDHFLGVPYSHDQGPCQNLTCFPPDIKCFGTCDQGLVPVPLLWNQSIVQQPVSFPDLVPLYNKFSRDFIADCARRGLPFLLYYASHHTHYPQFASQDYAGQSRRGPFGDALLEFDGSVGQLLQALEENGLANTTLVFFTSDNGPSTMRMARGGSSGLLKCGKGTTYEGGMREPAVAYWPGHIPPGVTHELASTLDILPTLTTLAGAALPKVALDGYDLSPVLFGSRKSPRQTMFFYPPSPDPVHGPFAVRLGKYKAHYFTQGSSHSDMTPDQACHGLTPLTPHLPPLLFDLESDPAENYDLLQSGAGPEVLQALKEIKLQKVLFEQRMEFGESQIRKGRDPALQPCCVPNCSPKPSCCRCS, encoded by the exons atggggcggcggggccgcggcctgCCGtgggccctggtgctgctggcctTGCGCGGAGTGGCCGGCGCCGCCCCCAGCTTCGTCCTGTTGCTGGCGGACGACTTGGGCTTCGGGGACCTGGGGAGCTACGGGCACCCTTCTTCTGCCACGCCCAACCTGGACCGGATGGCTTCGCGCGGGCTGCGGTTCACCGACTTCTACAGCAGCTCCCCGGTGTGCAGCCCGTCCCG GGCAGCCCTGCTGACCGGCCGGTTCCAGATGCGCTCTGGGGTTTACCCCGGTGTGTTCAACCCAGACTCGCGGGGAGGCCTGCCGCTGTCTGAGGTCACCATTGCGGAGGTGCTGAAGGCTGCGGGCTATGCCACAGCCATGGTTGGCAAGTGGCACCTTGGCCTGGGGATTAATGGCTCCTTCCTGCCCATCCACCAGGGCTTTGACCACTTCTTGGGGGTGCCCTACTCCCATGACCAG GGCCCCTGCCAGAATCTCACCTGCTTCCCACCTGACATCAAGTGTTTTGGGACTTGTGACCAAGGCTTAGTGCCAGTCCCGCTGCTCTGGAACCAGAGCATCGTGCAGCAGCCGGTCTCTTTCCCTGATCTGGTGCCACTCTACAACAAATTCTCCCGGGACTTCATCGCTGACTGTGCCCGACGAGGcctccccttcctgctctacTATGCCTCCCAT CATACACACTACCCCCAGTTTGCAAGCCAGGACTATGCAGGGCAGTCACGGCGTGGGCCATTTGGTGATGCACTCTTGGAGTTTGATGGCTCGGTGGGACAGCTGCTGCAGGCACTGGAGGAAAATGGTCTTGCAAACACGACCTTGGTGTTTTTCACCTCTGACAATGG CCCCTCCACCATGCGGATGGCACGCGGAGGCAGCTCTGGCCTTCTGAAGTGTGGGAAGGGCACAACATACGAAGGTGGCATGCGGGAACCAGCAGTGGCTTATTGGCCAGGCCATATCCCTCCAG GAGTGACGCATGAGCTGGCAAGCACCCTGGACATCCTGCCAACCCTGACTAccctggctggagcagctctTCCCAAAGTTGCCCTGGATGGCTATGACCTGAGTCCGGTGCTGTTTGGGTCAAGGAAG AGTCCCCGTCAGACGATGTTCTTCTACCCGCCGTCCCCCGATCCGGTGCACGGCCCCTTCGCTGTCAGGCTTGGGAAGTACAAGGCCCATTACTTCACACAAG GTTCCTCTCACAGTGATATGACCCCAGACCAGGCCTGCCACGGGCTGACCCCGCTGACCCCTCACTTGCCCCCGCTGCTCTTTGACCTCGAGTCAGACCCAGCCGAGAACTATGATCTGCTGCAGAGCGGCGCAGGGCCGGAGGTTCTGCAAGCCCTGAAGGAGATCAAACTGCAGAAAGTGCTTTTTGAACAGCGCATGGAGTTTGGGGAGAGCCAGATCAGGAAGGGCAGGGATCCTgcgctgcagccctgctgcgtACCAAACTGCAGTCCTAAGCCTtcctgctgccgctgctcctAG
- the LOC142078257 gene encoding arylsulfatase A-like isoform X2: MGRRGRGLPWALVLLALRGVAGAAPSFVLLLADDLGFGDLGSYGHPSSATPNLDRMASRGLRFTDFYSSSPVCSPSRAALLTGRFQMRSGVYPGVFNPDSRGGLPLSEVTIAEVLKAAGYATAMVGKWHLGLGINGSFLPIHQGFDHFLGVPYSHDQHTHYPQFASQDYAGQSRRGPFGDALLEFDGSVGQLLQALEENGLANTTLVFFTSDNGPSTMRMARGGSSGLLKCGKGTTYEGGMREPAVAYWPGHIPPGVTHELASTLDILPTLTTLAGAALPKVALDGYDLSPVLFGSRKSPRQTMFFYPPSPDPVHGPFAVRLGKYKAHYFTQGSSHSDMTPDQACHGLTPLTPHLPPLLFDLESDPAENYDLLQSGAGPEVLQALKEIKLQKVLFEQRMEFGESQIRKGRDPALQPCCVPNCSPKPSCCRCS, translated from the exons atggggcggcggggccgcggcctgCCGtgggccctggtgctgctggcctTGCGCGGAGTGGCCGGCGCCGCCCCCAGCTTCGTCCTGTTGCTGGCGGACGACTTGGGCTTCGGGGACCTGGGGAGCTACGGGCACCCTTCTTCTGCCACGCCCAACCTGGACCGGATGGCTTCGCGCGGGCTGCGGTTCACCGACTTCTACAGCAGCTCCCCGGTGTGCAGCCCGTCCCG GGCAGCCCTGCTGACCGGCCGGTTCCAGATGCGCTCTGGGGTTTACCCCGGTGTGTTCAACCCAGACTCGCGGGGAGGCCTGCCGCTGTCTGAGGTCACCATTGCGGAGGTGCTGAAGGCTGCGGGCTATGCCACAGCCATGGTTGGCAAGTGGCACCTTGGCCTGGGGATTAATGGCTCCTTCCTGCCCATCCACCAGGGCTTTGACCACTTCTTGGGGGTGCCCTACTCCCATGACCAG CATACACACTACCCCCAGTTTGCAAGCCAGGACTATGCAGGGCAGTCACGGCGTGGGCCATTTGGTGATGCACTCTTGGAGTTTGATGGCTCGGTGGGACAGCTGCTGCAGGCACTGGAGGAAAATGGTCTTGCAAACACGACCTTGGTGTTTTTCACCTCTGACAATGG CCCCTCCACCATGCGGATGGCACGCGGAGGCAGCTCTGGCCTTCTGAAGTGTGGGAAGGGCACAACATACGAAGGTGGCATGCGGGAACCAGCAGTGGCTTATTGGCCAGGCCATATCCCTCCAG GAGTGACGCATGAGCTGGCAAGCACCCTGGACATCCTGCCAACCCTGACTAccctggctggagcagctctTCCCAAAGTTGCCCTGGATGGCTATGACCTGAGTCCGGTGCTGTTTGGGTCAAGGAAG AGTCCCCGTCAGACGATGTTCTTCTACCCGCCGTCCCCCGATCCGGTGCACGGCCCCTTCGCTGTCAGGCTTGGGAAGTACAAGGCCCATTACTTCACACAAG GTTCCTCTCACAGTGATATGACCCCAGACCAGGCCTGCCACGGGCTGACCCCGCTGACCCCTCACTTGCCCCCGCTGCTCTTTGACCTCGAGTCAGACCCAGCCGAGAACTATGATCTGCTGCAGAGCGGCGCAGGGCCGGAGGTTCTGCAAGCCCTGAAGGAGATCAAACTGCAGAAAGTGCTTTTTGAACAGCGCATGGAGTTTGGGGAGAGCCAGATCAGGAAGGGCAGGGATCCTgcgctgcagccctgctgcgtACCAAACTGCAGTCCTAAGCCTtcctgctgccgctgctcctAG
- the LOC142078355 gene encoding acrosin-like, whose amino-acid sequence MNLLLLLVLLAVCWPAHGTWDNCGGTCGLRPMASLYGTSRVVGGTDAQPGSWPWIVSIQDPWKIGTGHICGGSLISPQWVLTAAHCFIKARHIAMWRVVIGATQLTQLGPEAQVRHIKRLLAHEEYSSISEKNDIALLELDQPVQCSYYIQLACVPDASLRVSELTTCYISGWGSTTARSGGSSDVLQEAKVRLIDVNLCNSSRWYRGAIHTHNLCAGYPQGGIDTCQGDSGGPLVCKDNNADYFWLVGVTSWGKGCARAQQPGVYTSTQHFYDWILVQMGLRPAVTATPTPQPVFTSTPFQRPRPTPTQSGRFTPCPFPRQKLVEFFNLLQELLQVLRGKKA is encoded by the exons ATGAATttgctcctcctcctcgtcctgctgGCCGTGTGCTGGCCTGCGCACGGCACATGGGACAACTGTGG AGGGACCTGCGGGCTCCGTCCCATGGCTTCTCTCTATGGCACATCGCGCGTCGTGGGTGGCACAGATGCCCAGCCAGGGTCCTGGCCCTGGATCGTCAGCATCCAGGATCCCTGGAAAATAGGCACAGGGCATATATGCGGAGGGTCCCTCATCAGCCCACAGTGGGTCCTCACAGCAGCCCACTGCTTCATCAAAGCCAG GCACATCGCGATGTGGCGCGTGGTGATCGGGGCCACCCAGTTGACTCAGCTGGGCCCCGAGGCCCAAGTGCGCCATATTAAGCGGCTACTGGCTCACGAAGAGTATAGTAGTATCTCGGAGAAGAACGACATCGCGTTGCTGGAATTGGaccagcctgtccagtgcagctACTACATACAGCTTGCCTGTGTGCCTGACGCCTCGCTGAGGGTGTCAGAGCTGACAACCTGCTACATCAGTGGTTGGGGTTCCACGACTGCAAGAT CTGGAGGATCAAGTGATGTCCTGCAGGAGGCCAAGGTCCGCCTCATTGATGTCAACCTCTGTAACAGCAGCCGGTGGTATAGAGGGGCCATCCACACCCACAACTTGTGTGCTGGCTATCCGCAGGGTGGCATCGACACCTGCCAG ggTGACAGCGGTGGTCCTCTCGTGTGCAAAGATAACAACGCTGACTACTTCTGGCTTGTTGGAGTGACCAGCTGGGGGAAAGGCTGTGCGAGAGCACAACAGCCGGGAGTCTACACCTCCACTCAGCACTTTTACGACTGGATCTTGGTGCAGATGGGACTGCGCCCAGCAGTAACGGCTACTCCAACGCCACAGCCGGTCTTCACCTCAACCCCCTTCCAGAGGCCAAGGCCAACACCAACACAATCGGGCAGGTTTACGCCCTGCCCATTTCCACGCCAGAAGCTGGTGGAATTCTTTaatctgctgcaggagctcctgcaggtcctaaggggaaaaaaggcttga
- the LOC142078364 gene encoding rab-like protein 2A isoform X3 — MHASYYHKAHACIMVFDVQRKVTYKNLNSWYKELREFRPEIPCVVVANKIDADMKVTQKSFNFARKFSLPFYFVSAADGTNVVKLFNDAIKLAIAYKQNSGDFMDEVMRELEVR, encoded by the exons ATGCATGCATCCTATTACCATAAGGCTCATGCTTGTATCATG GTGTTTGATGTGCAGCGGAAAGTCACCTACAAGAACTTAAACAGCTGGTACAAGGAGCTGAGAGAATTCCGCCCAGAGATTCCTTGCGTTGTGGTGGCCAACAAAATCGATG CGGATATGAAGGTGACCCAGAAAAGCTTCAACTTTGCCCGGAAGTTCAGTTTGCCCTTTTACTTTGTGTCTGCTGCCGATGGCACCAATGTAGTGAAG CTCTTCAATGATGCTATCAAACTGGCAATTGCTTACAAACAGAATTCAGGAGATTTCATGGACGAGGTCATGCGAGAACTGGAG GTCCGCTAG
- the LOC142078364 gene encoding rab-like protein 2A isoform X1: protein MHASYYHKAHACIMVFDVQRKVTYKNLNSWYKELREFRPEIPCVVVANKIDADMKVTQKSFNFARKFSLPFYFVSAADGTNVVKLFNDAIKLAIAYKQNSGDFMDEVMRELESFDLQKKSEDLLDKEESCPEEEPPSA from the exons ATGCATGCATCCTATTACCATAAGGCTCATGCTTGTATCATG GTGTTTGATGTGCAGCGGAAAGTCACCTACAAGAACTTAAACAGCTGGTACAAGGAGCTGAGAGAATTCCGCCCAGAGATTCCTTGCGTTGTGGTGGCCAACAAAATCGATG CGGATATGAAGGTGACCCAGAAAAGCTTCAACTTTGCCCGGAAGTTCAGTTTGCCCTTTTACTTTGTGTCTGCTGCCGATGGCACCAATGTAGTGAAG CTCTTCAATGATGCTATCAAACTGGCAATTGCTTACAAACAGAATTCAGGAGATTTCATGGACGAGGTCATGCGAGAACTGGAG AGCTTTGACCTGCAGAAGAAGAGTGAGGATTTGTTGGATAAAGAGGAGAGCTGCCCTGAAGAGGAGCCCCCATCTGCCTAA
- the LOC142078364 gene encoding rab-like protein 2A isoform X2, whose amino-acid sequence MHASYYHKAHACIMVFDVQRKVTYKNLNSWYKELREFRPEIPCVVVANKIDADMKVTQKSFNFARKFSLPFYFVSAADGTNVVKLFNDAIKLAIAYKQNSGDFMDEVMRELEVGRGEVVTL is encoded by the exons ATGCATGCATCCTATTACCATAAGGCTCATGCTTGTATCATG GTGTTTGATGTGCAGCGGAAAGTCACCTACAAGAACTTAAACAGCTGGTACAAGGAGCTGAGAGAATTCCGCCCAGAGATTCCTTGCGTTGTGGTGGCCAACAAAATCGATG CGGATATGAAGGTGACCCAGAAAAGCTTCAACTTTGCCCGGAAGTTCAGTTTGCCCTTTTACTTTGTGTCTGCTGCCGATGGCACCAATGTAGTGAAG CTCTTCAATGATGCTATCAAACTGGCAATTGCTTACAAACAGAATTCAGGAGATTTCATGGACGAGGTCATGCGAGAACTGGAG GTTGGAAGGGGTGAGGTGGTGACCCTCTGA
- the LOC142078405 gene encoding acrosin-like isoform X3, producing the protein MNLLLLLVLLAVCWPAHGTWDNCGHIAMWRVVIGATQLTQLGPEAQVRHIKRLLVHEQYSNISQRNDIALLELDQPVQCSYYIQLACVPDASLRVSELTTCYISGWGSTTARSGGSSDVLQEAKVRLIDVNLCNSSRWYRGAIHTHNLCAGYPQGGIDTCQGDSGGPLVCKDNNADYFWLVGVTSWGKGCARARQPGVYASTQHFYDWILVQMGLRPAVRAAPTSRAWSHFLTASTPFQRPRPIPTQPGRFTPCPFPRQKLVEFFTRVQELLQVLKGKKA; encoded by the exons ATGAATttgctcctcctcctcgtcctgctgGCCGTGTGCTGGCCTGCGCACGGCACATGGGACAACTGTGG GCACATCGCGATGTGGCGCGTGGTGATCGGGGCCACCCAGTTGACTCAGCTGGGCCCCGAGGCCCAAGTGCGCCATATTAAGCGGCTACTGGTTCACGAACAGTATAGTAATATCTCGCAGAGGAATGACATCGCGTTGCTGGAATTGGaccagcctgtccagtgcagctACTACATACAGCTTGCCTGTGTGCCTGACGCCTCGCTGAGGGTGTCAGAGCTGACAACCTGCTACATCAGTGGTTGGGGTTCCACGACTGCAAGAT CTGGAGGATCAAGTGATGTCCTGCAGGAGGCCAAGGTCCGCCTCATTGATGTCAACCTCTGTAACAGCAGCCGGTGGTATAGAGGGGCCATCCACACCCACAACTTGTGTGCTGGCTATCCGCAGGGTGGCATCGACACCTGCCAG ggTGACAGCGGTGGTCCTCTCGTGTGCAAAGATAACAACGCTGACTACTTCTGGCTTGTTGGAGTGACCAGCTGGGGGAAAGGCTGTGCGAGAGCACGACAGCCGGGAGTCTACGCCTCCACTCAGCACTTTTACGACTGGATCTTGGTGCAGATGGGACTGCGCCCAGCAGTAAGGGCTGCTCCAACATCACGGGCATGGAGTCATTTTCTCACCGCCTCAACCCCCTTCCAGAGGCCAAGGCCAATACCAACACAACCGGGCAGATTTACACCCTGCCCATTTCCACGCCAGAAGCTGGTGGAATTCTTTACTCgggtgcaggagctcctgcaggtcctaaagggaaaaaaggcttGA
- the LOC142078405 gene encoding acrosin-like isoform X2, with product MASLYGTSRVVGGTDAQPGSWPWIVSIQDPWEIGTGHVCGGSLISPQWVLTAAHCFIEAWHIAMWRVVIGATQLTQLGPEAQVRHIKRLLVHEQYSNISQRNDIALLELDQPVQCSYYIQLACVPDASLRVSELTTCYISGWGSTTARSGGSSDVLQEAKVRLIDVNLCNSSRWYRGAIHTHNLCAGYPQGGIDTCQGDSGGPLVCKDNNADYFWLVGVTSWGKGCARARQPGVYASTQHFYDWILVQMGLRPAVRAAPTSRAWSHFLTASTPFQRPRPIPTQPGRFTPCPFPRQKLVEFFTRVQELLQVLKGKKA from the exons ATGGCTTCTCTCTATGGCACATCGCGCGTCGTGGGTGGCACAGATGCCCAGCCAGGGTCCTGGCCCTGGATCGTCAGCATCCAGGATCCCTGGGAAATAGGCACGGGGCATGTATGCGGAGGGTCCCTCATCAGCCCACAGTGGGTCCTCACAGCAGCCCACTGCTTCATCGAGGCCTG GCACATCGCGATGTGGCGCGTGGTGATCGGGGCCACCCAGTTGACTCAGCTGGGCCCCGAGGCCCAAGTGCGCCATATTAAGCGGCTACTGGTTCACGAACAGTATAGTAATATCTCGCAGAGGAATGACATCGCGTTGCTGGAATTGGaccagcctgtccagtgcagctACTACATACAGCTTGCCTGTGTGCCTGACGCCTCGCTGAGGGTGTCAGAGCTGACAACCTGCTACATCAGTGGTTGGGGTTCCACGACTGCAAGAT CTGGAGGATCAAGTGATGTCCTGCAGGAGGCCAAGGTCCGCCTCATTGATGTCAACCTCTGTAACAGCAGCCGGTGGTATAGAGGGGCCATCCACACCCACAACTTGTGTGCTGGCTATCCGCAGGGTGGCATCGACACCTGCCAG ggTGACAGCGGTGGTCCTCTCGTGTGCAAAGATAACAACGCTGACTACTTCTGGCTTGTTGGAGTGACCAGCTGGGGGAAAGGCTGTGCGAGAGCACGACAGCCGGGAGTCTACGCCTCCACTCAGCACTTTTACGACTGGATCTTGGTGCAGATGGGACTGCGCCCAGCAGTAAGGGCTGCTCCAACATCACGGGCATGGAGTCATTTTCTCACCGCCTCAACCCCCTTCCAGAGGCCAAGGCCAATACCAACACAACCGGGCAGATTTACACCCTGCCCATTTCCACGCCAGAAGCTGGTGGAATTCTTTACTCgggtgcaggagctcctgcaggtcctaaagggaaaaaaggcttGA
- the LOC142078405 gene encoding acrosin-like isoform X1 gives MNLLLLLVLLAVCWPAHGTWDNCGGTCGLRPMASLYGTSRVVGGTDAQPGSWPWIVSIQDPWEIGTGHVCGGSLISPQWVLTAAHCFIEAWHIAMWRVVIGATQLTQLGPEAQVRHIKRLLVHEQYSNISQRNDIALLELDQPVQCSYYIQLACVPDASLRVSELTTCYISGWGSTTARSGGSSDVLQEAKVRLIDVNLCNSSRWYRGAIHTHNLCAGYPQGGIDTCQGDSGGPLVCKDNNADYFWLVGVTSWGKGCARARQPGVYASTQHFYDWILVQMGLRPAVRAAPTSRAWSHFLTASTPFQRPRPIPTQPGRFTPCPFPRQKLVEFFTRVQELLQVLKGKKA, from the exons ATGAATttgctcctcctcctcgtcctgctgGCCGTGTGCTGGCCTGCGCACGGCACATGGGACAACTGTGG AGGGACCTGCGGGCTCCGCCCCATGGCTTCTCTCTATGGCACATCGCGCGTCGTGGGTGGCACAGATGCCCAGCCAGGGTCCTGGCCCTGGATCGTCAGCATCCAGGATCCCTGGGAAATAGGCACGGGGCATGTATGCGGAGGGTCCCTCATCAGCCCACAGTGGGTCCTCACAGCAGCCCACTGCTTCATCGAGGCCTG GCACATCGCGATGTGGCGCGTGGTGATCGGGGCCACCCAGTTGACTCAGCTGGGCCCCGAGGCCCAAGTGCGCCATATTAAGCGGCTACTGGTTCACGAACAGTATAGTAATATCTCGCAGAGGAATGACATCGCGTTGCTGGAATTGGaccagcctgtccagtgcagctACTACATACAGCTTGCCTGTGTGCCTGACGCCTCGCTGAGGGTGTCAGAGCTGACAACCTGCTACATCAGTGGTTGGGGTTCCACGACTGCAAGAT CTGGAGGATCAAGTGATGTCCTGCAGGAGGCCAAGGTCCGCCTCATTGATGTCAACCTCTGTAACAGCAGCCGGTGGTATAGAGGGGCCATCCACACCCACAACTTGTGTGCTGGCTATCCGCAGGGTGGCATCGACACCTGCCAG ggTGACAGCGGTGGTCCTCTCGTGTGCAAAGATAACAACGCTGACTACTTCTGGCTTGTTGGAGTGACCAGCTGGGGGAAAGGCTGTGCGAGAGCACGACAGCCGGGAGTCTACGCCTCCACTCAGCACTTTTACGACTGGATCTTGGTGCAGATGGGACTGCGCCCAGCAGTAAGGGCTGCTCCAACATCACGGGCATGGAGTCATTTTCTCACCGCCTCAACCCCCTTCCAGAGGCCAAGGCCAATACCAACACAACCGGGCAGATTTACACCCTGCCCATTTCCACGCCAGAAGCTGGTGGAATTCTTTACTCgggtgcaggagctcctgcaggtcctaaagggaaaaaaggcttGA